The following proteins are encoded in a genomic region of Comamonas resistens:
- the ccmD gene encoding heme exporter protein CcmD: MNWSSVGEFLAMGGYGVYVWGSVLTTVVLLAAEWRLLGRRRTTALSRIRSEWPAEGARHEAKE; this comes from the coding sequence ATGAACTGGAGCAGCGTGGGCGAGTTCCTGGCGATGGGCGGCTATGGCGTGTACGTTTGGGGGTCCGTCCTGACCACCGTGGTGTTGCTTGCGGCGGAGTGGCGCCTGCTTGGACGGCGTCGCACCACTGCGCTGTCGCGCATCCGGTCGGAATGGCCGGCAGAGGGAGCACGGCATGAAGCCAAGGAATAA
- the ccmC gene encoding heme ABC transporter permease CcmC, which translates to MVNWFKFSSPKTFYPLAGKLIPWFGVTAALLSFAGIYVGFFLAPTDAQQGEGYRIIFLHVPVSWMSMVIYLAMAFWAAIGLVFNSRLSAMMASALAPTGALFAFLSLWTGALWGKPMWGTWWVWDARLTSELILLFLYIGFIALQSAIDDRRRADKAGAVLALVGVVNVPVIYFSVQWWNTLHQGASVSLTRAPSMAKVMLLGMVIMVFAAWAYSAAAALARVRCIILEREHHADWLREIEGVKR; encoded by the coding sequence ATGGTCAACTGGTTCAAATTTTCGTCGCCAAAGACGTTCTATCCACTTGCGGGGAAACTCATCCCCTGGTTTGGCGTGACCGCTGCGCTGCTGTCGTTCGCGGGTATCTACGTTGGGTTCTTCTTGGCACCCACTGATGCTCAGCAGGGAGAGGGATATCGCATCATCTTCCTGCACGTGCCGGTTTCATGGATGTCCATGGTCATCTACTTGGCCATGGCCTTCTGGGCCGCAATTGGCTTGGTGTTCAACAGTCGCCTGTCGGCAATGATGGCCTCGGCGCTCGCACCCACAGGCGCATTGTTCGCTTTTCTCTCGCTTTGGACCGGCGCCTTGTGGGGAAAGCCGATGTGGGGAACGTGGTGGGTATGGGATGCACGACTGACCTCCGAACTCATTCTCCTGTTTCTGTATATCGGCTTCATCGCGCTCCAGTCAGCCATTGACGATCGGCGCCGCGCCGATAAGGCAGGCGCCGTGCTGGCCCTGGTCGGGGTCGTGAATGTCCCTGTGATCTATTTCTCCGTGCAATGGTGGAACACCTTGCACCAGGGAGCTTCGGTTTCGCTGACCCGGGCGCCCTCCATGGCGAAGGTCATGTTGCTGGGCATGGTGATCATGGTTTTCGCGGCTTGGGCTTATTCGGCGGCAGCCGCCCTAGCGCGCGTGCGCTGCATCATTCTGGAACGCGAGCACCACGCCGATTGGCTACGGGAGATCGAGGGAGTAAAGCGATGA